In Streptomyces sp. NBC_01381, the sequence CTGACGGATTCGATTGAGCGGTCAATCAATCGATGGCGCTTGCCCGATTCATCCATCGATTGGAAGCCGAAAGATCCGGACCTCATCCCTCCGGATGTGGAAACCGCAGGACTTAACGTCCTGTTCATGAGCCAGTTGGACGTACGGCCCCAGGCCGGAGACACGGTAAGCGGCGCCCCCGACGGGGGCGTACGCGCCAAAGGCCTCGGCGGGAACTCCGTGGGCCTCATGGGCAGCGCCGTCATCGGCATCTCGACCGTCGCCCCCGTCTACTGCCTGACCTCGACCCTCGGCTCCACAGCCGGCGAGGTCGGTCTGGCCATGCCCGCGGTCTTCCTCGCGGGCTTCCTGCCGATGCTCCTGGTGGCCTTCGCCTACCGCGAGCTCAACAAGGCCATGCCCGACTGCGGCACATCCTTCACCTGGACCGTCAAGGCCTTCGGCCCGCGGATCGGCTGGATGTGCGGCTGGGGCCTGGTCATCGCGACGATCATCGTCCTCTCGAACCTGGCAGGCGTCGCGACCTCGTACTTCTGGCTCCTGGCGGGCGAAATCACCAGCAGCGACTCCGTCGCCGCCCTGGACGACAACAAGGCCGTCCATATCCTCACGTGCCTCGCCCTGATCGCGGCGGCCACGGCCATCAGCTATCGGGGGATGACGGCTACCAAGGGGGTGCAGTACGCGCTGGTCGGCTTGCAGCTGGTCGTACTCGCGATCTTCGTGGTGATGGCGTTCCAGAAGGCGGGCAGCCCGGACTTCCCGATGTCGGCCGACTTCTCCTGGTCGTGGCTGAACCCGTTCGCGGTCAAGTCGTTCTCCTCCTTCACCGCGGGCCTCTCGCTCGCGATCTTCATCTACTGGGGCTGGGACGCCTGTCTGGCCGCCAACGAGGAGACGACCGGCAGCGACAAGACCCCCGGTCGCGCCGCACTCATCGCGATGGTCGTCCTCGTCGGCTCCTACCTCGCGACGGCTGTCGCCGCGCAGATGGTGGTGGGCTCGGGCACCAAGGGCCTCGGCCTCGCCAACCCCGACACCTCCGACAACGTCTTCGCCGTACTGGCCGGCCCGGTGATGGGTCCGACGCTCGGCATCCTGCTCTTCGTCGCGGTACTCGCGTCGGCTGCGGCCAGCCTGCAGACGACGTTCATCCCGGTGGCCCGCACGGTCCTCGCGATGTCCGCGTACGAGGCGCTCCCGAAGTCGTACTCGCGCGTCCACCCGCGCTTCAAGACTCCCGGCCGCGCGACGGTCATGGCGGGCATCGCGACCGCCGTCTTCTACACGGTCATGACGCTGGTCTCCGAGCACGTCCTGGTCGACACGATCTACGCGCTCGGCCTCATGATCTGCTTCTACTACGCGCTGACGGCCTTCGCCTGTGTGTGGTACTTCCGCCGTGAACTTCTCGGCTCCGTGCGCGACTTCGTCTTCAAGGGCCTGCTCCCGGCACTCGGCGGCATCCTGCTGACCGGCGTCTTCACCAAGACCCTGATCGACATGTGGAACCCGGAGTACGGCAGCGGCTCCTCGGTCTTCGGTGTCGGCTCGGTCTTCGTGATCGGCGTGGGCCTGCTGCTCCTCGGCGTGGTGATCATGCTGGTGATGGGCCGCAAGAGCCCGGCGTTCTTCCGGGGTGAGGTACTGAAGCGCGACACCCCGGCACTGGTCGTCGCGGACTGACCCTCCAGTTCGCCCTGGAGGGTCTGTGCGCCGTGCTCGTCGTCTAGTCGCGGCCCAGGAAGATCGGGTTCGTGAAGGCAGCCAGTGGGCCCGGCAGGCCCGTCACCACGGGGGCGTGGCGGACCTCCGCGCGGACGTACGCCGCGTACGAGGCCGTCGTCTGCCACTGTGCCGTGCCTGTTCCCGATTCAGGGAGGGCCGGGGATGTGAAGAGGGTGCCCTGGTCCGTCACGAAGCGGATCGTGCAGCCGGGGGCGCCCGTCACGTCGAGGCGGATCGTCACCGGGGCTTCGGGGGTGACGGGGAGGCGTTCGCCGATGCCTGCCTGTTTGCCCTTGCCGCCCGTCGCCGTGAACTTCAGCGATACGTTCTTGGATTCGGCCACGTAGCTGTGGCCCGCGCGGATGCCGGCCTGGATGGCCTCGCGGGTCAGGTCGTCGGCGAGGACGACCGTCTGCGGGGAGCCGACGGGGTCGGGGTCGCGGTGGGCGTCGCTGTTGCCCATGGCGGGGATCCATGGCTTCCGGCCGCGTACGGCCGCGACGAGGGTGCTGTCCCAGTCGGCCAGCGAGACCTCGTCGTCCGGGGTGTACGCGCCGTTCCACACCTCCACCGCGTCCGCCTCGCCGAAGCCGAACTTCCAGTTGCAGCCGACGCAGGTGGCGTGCGGGTGGGCGGGGACGACCAGGCCGCCCGCGTCGCGGATCTCGCGGGCGTACTTGCCGAAGCGGTTGTCCCGGGCGCGGTAGCGCCAGTCGACGAACGTGCCGGGGTCCGTGCCGAGGGCGACCACGTGGCCGTTGCGGGTCGTCACCTCCTCGCCCAGCATGATCAGTAGGTCGTCGCCTGCCTGGTCCGCCCAATGGGGGTGTGCCGAGTGCGTGTTGTGGTCTGAGGAGTTGATGAAGTCCAGGCCCGCCGCGCGCGCGAGCGACGCGATCTCGGCCGGGGTGCGCCTGCCGTCCGAGTACCAGGAGTGGAGGTGGCAGTCGCCGCGGTACCAGGCGCGGCCCCGCCCCTTCGCTCGGTCCGGTGGGTAGACGGGCTTCGGTGTCTTGCCCGGCTCCCCGTACTTGAGGGTGATCGTCACCTCGTAGGGGAGGCCCTGCGGGGCGACCGTGTACGGGCCGAGCGCGATGTTCCAGGTGCCGGCCTTGACCGGGCCCGGGATGTAGCCGGGGGTCGCGTCGTCGGCGCGGATGAAGAACTCCGTGCGTGCGCCGCCCGACCAGCCGCGGAAGCCCTTGCCGCCGAGCGCGGTGCCGCGCTGGTCGAAGACGCCGATGTCGAGCGCGTTGTTCTGGGTGCCCGCCGGGACCGTCGCCTTCTCGTACTTGTACGCGACGTGGATCTCCCGTACGCCGTCCGGGACTTCGACCGGCAGATAGACGAAGTCGGGCGACCCGGTGGGCAGCGTGCCGCGCACCACCTTGGTCTCGTCGGCACTTCCGGATTCCCGCCCTGCGGCGTTCGCGAAGCTCACGCTGTTCAACGTAAGCGCGGCGGCGGCTCCCGTCACGAGGAGTCCGCGCCGGTTCAGGGGTGTGTCGGTGGCTCTGCTGCGGTGGTGTAGCTCGTCCTCGCACATGTGGCGGCTCCCCAGGGTGTCGGATGAGACTGCAGGGCAACCCTGGTATTCAGCCGTGAACTTCCCGGCAAGGGAAGGCAATTGACAGACTTACGGGTGGTGTCGGGCGTGCGCGCAGCGGTGCCTAGGCTTTCGCGCCCGCCTTCCGCAGCACCGTGGCCGTCTCCTCGTGAGGGCCTTGCAGCGCCCAGTACAGCGGGGTGTTCCCGCTGCCCCGGTCCTCGCGGAGGTTGGGGTCGGCGCCGTGCGCGAGGAGTTCGTGGACTGCTTCGGTGTAGCCCCAGCACGCCGCCCCGCACAGGGGCGTGCCCTGGTCGCCGTGGCCGCTCTCCGTGTCGGGGTCGGCGCCTGCCGCGAGGAGCGCGCGGACGATGGGGGCGTTGCCCTGGACGGAGGCGATGTAGAGGGGGGTCGAGCCGTCGGGGTCGGGGGTGCGCGGGTCGGCGCCCGCGCGCAGCAGCGATTCCACCTCGGTGGGGAGGCCGAGCAGCGCGGCCCGGACCAGGCGTTTCGTCAGCTTCTTGCGGCGCCTTCCGTTCATGGGGGTCAGGTTAGGTCGGAGGGGCGCGTGCGGGCGTATGAATTTCGGCTCCCCCGTGCGGCGGAGGCGCGGGGCGCGGAGTCGGCTCGTACGCCGATGTGGGCGGCGTGCCTGCCTCGGCAGCATGGGCCGCATGATGAAGCTGAGCGCACTGCCGGACGTCCCCCGCTGGGCCGTGATCGCCGCCCACGCCGTCCCTCTGGCCACCCTGCCCTCCGGCCTGTGGCGGGTCGCCCTGGCCACGGGGCTGCCGGTGGCCAAGGATCCGTTCCCCGGCGGGTGGCAGACGGTGTACGTGCTGGGGCTCAGCGTCGTCGCGGAGTGCCTGGCCCTGCTGACCCTCGGCCTGGTGCGGGGGTGGGGCGAGGTCGTACCGGGGTGGGTGCCGCTGCTCGGCGGGCGCAGGGTGCGGACGATGGCGGCGGTGGTTCCGGCGTCGCTGGGGGCGGCGGGGCTGCTGGGGCTCCTGGGCTGGTCGTTCTACGCCCACATGGCGGGCCTGGGCTCGGG encodes:
- a CDS encoding APC family permease, producing the protein MSQLDVRPQAGDTVSGAPDGGVRAKGLGGNSVGLMGSAVIGISTVAPVYCLTSTLGSTAGEVGLAMPAVFLAGFLPMLLVAFAYRELNKAMPDCGTSFTWTVKAFGPRIGWMCGWGLVIATIIVLSNLAGVATSYFWLLAGEITSSDSVAALDDNKAVHILTCLALIAAATAISYRGMTATKGVQYALVGLQLVVLAIFVVMAFQKAGSPDFPMSADFSWSWLNPFAVKSFSSFTAGLSLAIFIYWGWDACLAANEETTGSDKTPGRAALIAMVVLVGSYLATAVAAQMVVGSGTKGLGLANPDTSDNVFAVLAGPVMGPTLGILLFVAVLASAAASLQTTFIPVARTVLAMSAYEALPKSYSRVHPRFKTPGRATVMAGIATAVFYTVMTLVSEHVLVDTIYALGLMICFYYALTAFACVWYFRRELLGSVRDFVFKGLLPALGGILLTGVFTKTLIDMWNPEYGSGSSVFGVGSVFVIGVGLLLLGVVIMLVMGRKSPAFFRGEVLKRDTPALVVAD
- a CDS encoding CehA/McbA family metallohydrolase, with translation MCEDELHHRSRATDTPLNRRGLLVTGAAAALTLNSVSFANAAGRESGSADETKVVRGTLPTGSPDFVYLPVEVPDGVREIHVAYKYEKATVPAGTQNNALDIGVFDQRGTALGGKGFRGWSGGARTEFFIRADDATPGYIPGPVKAGTWNIALGPYTVAPQGLPYEVTITLKYGEPGKTPKPVYPPDRAKGRGRAWYRGDCHLHSWYSDGRRTPAEIASLARAAGLDFINSSDHNTHSAHPHWADQAGDDLLIMLGEEVTTRNGHVVALGTDPGTFVDWRYRARDNRFGKYAREIRDAGGLVVPAHPHATCVGCNWKFGFGEADAVEVWNGAYTPDDEVSLADWDSTLVAAVRGRKPWIPAMGNSDAHRDPDPVGSPQTVVLADDLTREAIQAGIRAGHSYVAESKNVSLKFTATGGKGKQAGIGERLPVTPEAPVTIRLDVTGAPGCTIRFVTDQGTLFTSPALPESGTGTAQWQTTASYAAYVRAEVRHAPVVTGLPGPLAAFTNPIFLGRD
- a CDS encoding ankyrin repeat domain-containing protein gives rise to the protein MNGRRRKKLTKRLVRAALLGLPTEVESLLRAGADPRTPDPDGSTPLYIASVQGNAPIVRALLAAGADPDTESGHGDQGTPLCGAACWGYTEAVHELLAHGADPNLREDRGSGNTPLYWALQGPHEETATVLRKAGAKA